The following are encoded together in the Cyanobacterium aponinum PCC 10605 genome:
- a CDS encoding vWA domain-containing protein: MSIIKPQVQFICLRDAIASDSVTNLDVIVRITIPEIQTNRQRPPLNLGLVIDRSGSMGGDKIRYARQAAIYAVQQLSESDRISVTIYDDQVEVIIPSQHATDKQNIINRINGITPRNMTALYDGWLEGATQVSKYLQPERLSRVILLSDGLANVGETNPDVIGNDVNGLSKRGVNTTTMGIGDDFNEDLMQGMALSGDGNYYFIQNPDQLPSIFNAELQGIMATIGQKVSLGIKTFAPVELVDVFNDLDKTEFGNYKLPNLVAGNDIDVVLRLKIPPMTNSVPLVDFRLAYDDNETQSRKVTHHQLQLPVVNSAQLHDYLFNEEVKAKVAQLMASRAKEEAIASLDRGDVWGTKERLQEAKEEMMSSGVCFDMIAPEVAEIDNLLENLERGESKSMRKKALFQNYSKRRNR, encoded by the coding sequence ATGAGCATTATCAAACCTCAAGTACAATTTATCTGTTTAAGGGATGCTATTGCTTCTGATAGCGTTACTAATCTCGATGTGATTGTCAGAATCACCATACCAGAAATCCAGACTAATCGACAACGCCCTCCCCTTAATTTAGGGTTGGTAATTGATCGCTCTGGTTCGATGGGAGGTGATAAAATCAGGTATGCCCGTCAGGCGGCTATTTATGCGGTGCAACAGTTATCGGAGTCAGACAGAATTAGTGTTACCATTTATGATGATCAAGTAGAAGTGATTATTCCCTCTCAACACGCTACCGATAAACAGAATATCATTAATCGCATCAATGGCATCACTCCTCGCAATATGACGGCATTGTATGATGGTTGGTTAGAAGGGGCGACTCAAGTGAGTAAGTATCTGCAACCGGAACGTTTAAGCCGTGTTATTCTGTTATCCGATGGTTTAGCTAATGTGGGGGAAACGAATCCTGATGTCATTGGAAATGATGTTAATGGCTTGAGTAAACGGGGTGTTAACACTACGACTATGGGCATCGGGGATGATTTTAATGAAGATTTGATGCAGGGAATGGCGTTATCTGGGGATGGTAATTATTACTTTATCCAAAATCCTGATCAGTTACCAAGTATTTTCAATGCTGAGTTACAGGGGATTATGGCAACTATCGGGCAGAAGGTGAGTTTGGGCATTAAAACTTTTGCACCTGTGGAATTGGTGGATGTGTTTAATGATTTGGATAAAACGGAGTTTGGTAATTACAAGTTACCGAATCTAGTGGCAGGAAATGATATTGATGTAGTTTTACGGTTGAAAATCCCCCCTATGACTAATTCTGTACCGTTGGTGGATTTTCGTTTGGCTTATGATGATAATGAAACTCAGTCAAGAAAGGTAACTCATCATCAGTTACAGTTACCTGTGGTTAATTCCGCCCAGTTGCATGATTATCTTTTTAATGAGGAGGTAAAGGCAAAAGTCGCTCAGTTAATGGCTTCACGGGCAAAAGAAGAGGCGATCGCATCTTTAGATCGAGGGGATGTTTGGGGTACAAAAGAGCGTTTACAGGAGGCAAAAGAAGAAATGATGTCTTCTGGGGTGTGTTTTGATATGATAGCCCCTGAAGTGGCAGAAATAGACAATTTATTGGAGAATTTAGAAAGGGGAGAGAGTAAATCCATGCGGAAAAAAGCTCTGTTTCAAAATTATAGCAAACGTCGTAATCGTTAA
- a CDS encoding endonuclease: MSKYKYDAIIETVFFNNYKEGDEKVSFVREELAKACDTLNISRIKNLGDIPYKYRFRKDLPDSIKNKAPENTDWIIVGTGRASYEFRQATPGKIEVTKNRQLIKIPDATPEIVKRYAPGMDEQALLTKVRYNRLIDLFTGLTCYSIQNHLRTSIDTIGQIEIDEIYLGINKRGAHFVLPCQAKSPGDSFGIVQVMQDIEFCKIRYPNLICKPIALQFLSDNDVAILELSVEESQEKLRLSVVEEKHYQLVLKNDISEQEIKNICEQEE; encoded by the coding sequence ATGAGTAAATATAAATATGACGCCATTATAGAAACAGTTTTCTTTAATAATTATAAGGAAGGTGATGAAAAAGTATCATTTGTTAGAGAAGAATTAGCTAAAGCCTGTGATACTTTAAATATCAGTAGAATAAAAAATTTAGGAGATATTCCCTATAAATATCGATTTAGAAAAGATTTACCTGATTCCATCAAGAATAAAGCTCCTGAAAATACTGATTGGATTATAGTTGGTACTGGTAGAGCTTCATACGAATTTAGACAAGCAACTCCAGGAAAAATTGAAGTAACAAAAAATAGACAGTTAATAAAAATACCAGATGCGACTCCTGAAATTGTTAAACGTTATGCACCGGGTATGGATGAACAAGCCTTATTAACTAAAGTTCGATATAATCGACTAATTGACTTATTTACTGGATTAACTTGCTATTCAATTCAAAATCATTTAAGAACCAGTATAGATACTATTGGACAAATTGAAATAGATGAAATTTATTTAGGAATTAATAAAAGAGGTGCTCATTTTGTTTTACCTTGTCAAGCGAAATCACCGGGTGATAGCTTTGGTATTGTACAAGTCATGCAAGATATAGAATTTTGTAAAATTCGCTATCCGAATTTAATTTGTAAGCCTATTGCTTTGCAGTTTTTAAGTGATAATGATGTAGCTATTTTAGAGTTATCTGTAGAAGAAAGTCAGGAAAAACTTCGTCTTTCTGTTGTGGAAGAAAAACATTATCAATTAGTGTTAAAAAATGATATTTCAGAACAAGAAATTAAGAATATTTGTGAACAAGAAGAATAA
- a CDS encoding DNA cytosine methyltransferase — MMKRPTVIDLFSGCGGMSLGLEASGFDVAVAVEFDAIHALIHHLNFPYTHTICQDINHLNTDYLKGILQAKGIDEVDLIAGGPPCQGFSLMGKRQLDDPRNSLVFQYVRVIRDLQPKYFVFENVPGIAVGSHKQFLEELINEFESLGYHIAKPIKILDASLFGAPQKRKRLILMGSRHDMQPVNYPLETKEYNDVENTINDLSNIPAFIGKNESIDANKLDYSGFRRNFALKPQGIYGLCHDRQRDNLVYNHVGSNHTEKSKQRFQNTPQGEVEKTSRFLKLSPTGLCNTLRAGTARDKGAYTAARPIHYNQPRCITVREAGRLHTFPDWFLFHETIWHGFREIGNAVIPMLAKGIGDEIIKVLEVDINQLEVRKLEKIDLEFMAYNMDKASNYWNVSNDIIPKRKRLEMNVL, encoded by the coding sequence ATGATGAAGAGACCAACCGTAATTGACCTTTTTTCAGGATGTGGAGGAATGTCATTAGGTTTAGAAGCCTCTGGATTTGATGTTGCCGTAGCCGTAGAATTTGACGCAATCCATGCCTTAATTCATCATCTCAATTTTCCCTACACCCACACTATTTGTCAAGACATAAACCATCTCAACACCGACTATTTAAAAGGGATTCTCCAAGCTAAAGGTATTGATGAGGTTGATTTAATCGCAGGAGGTCCACCCTGTCAAGGTTTTTCTCTCATGGGAAAAAGACAATTAGATGATCCTCGTAACTCATTGGTATTCCAGTATGTGCGAGTGATTCGAGATTTACAACCGAAATATTTTGTCTTTGAGAATGTACCCGGTATCGCTGTTGGTAGTCATAAACAATTTTTAGAAGAGTTAATTAACGAATTTGAATCATTGGGTTATCATATCGCCAAACCTATTAAAATTCTCGATGCAAGTCTTTTTGGCGCACCTCAGAAGCGAAAACGCCTTATCCTTATGGGTAGTCGTCATGATATGCAACCTGTTAACTATCCCCTCGAAACAAAGGAATATAATGATGTGGAAAATACTATCAATGATTTAAGCAATATTCCTGCTTTTATCGGGAAAAATGAGAGTATAGACGCAAATAAACTGGATTATTCAGGGTTTAGACGTAATTTTGCTTTAAAACCTCAAGGTATTTATGGATTATGCCATGATCGACAACGAGATAATTTAGTTTATAATCATGTAGGCTCAAACCATACAGAAAAATCAAAACAACGTTTTCAAAATACCCCTCAAGGGGAAGTGGAAAAAACCAGCCGTTTCTTGAAACTTTCACCTACAGGATTATGTAATACGTTAAGGGCGGGAACTGCCAGAGATAAAGGGGCTTACACCGCAGCTCGTCCAATCCACTACAATCAACCGAGATGTATTACAGTTCGGGAAGCTGGAAGACTGCACACATTTCCCGATTGGTTTTTATTTCATGAGACAATTTGGCATGGTTTTCGAGAAATTGGCAACGCAGTTATTCCCATGTTAGCTAAGGGAATTGGTGACGAAATAATTAAAGTTTTAGAAGTGGATATTAACCAATTAGAAGTGAGAAAATTAGAAAAAATTGATTTAGAATTTATGGCTTATAACATGGACAAAGCATCAAATTACTGGAATGTTTCTAATGATATAATTCCGAAAAGAAAAAGATTAGAAATGAATGTTTTATGA
- a CDS encoding RNA polymerase sigma factor SigF, translated as MTTLKTHSEYKQENEKLFVNYRQNRDLRVRNQILELNMGLVRKEVCHWLNQCQENYDDLLQVGCIGLIRAIDRYDIEKGFAFSSFAVPYVRGEIQHYLRDKGYSIRIPRRCLELKNQSNRIVRKLRNELNRQPTDQEIARELGVSLQEWHDVKLAHQNREPISLDINANDEDERSTLGDCLPDHQYRSFQLAQEDKIRLQNALSQLEDGTRKVLEFVFLQDLTQKETADILGVSVITVSRRIKKGIVKMRNLIKPDEF; from the coding sequence ATGACTACTTTAAAAACACACTCTGAGTATAAACAAGAAAACGAAAAACTTTTTGTAAATTATAGACAAAATCGAGATTTGAGGGTCAGAAACCAAATTTTAGAGTTGAATATGGGATTGGTGCGTAAAGAGGTGTGTCATTGGTTGAATCAGTGTCAGGAGAATTATGATGATTTATTACAAGTAGGTTGTATTGGTTTAATCAGGGCAATTGATCGCTACGATATAGAAAAAGGTTTTGCTTTTAGTTCCTTCGCTGTTCCTTATGTCAGAGGAGAAATACAACATTATTTAAGAGATAAAGGTTATTCTATTAGGATTCCTCGTCGTTGCTTAGAGTTAAAGAATCAGTCTAACCGCATTGTAAGAAAACTCAGAAATGAATTAAATCGACAGCCCACAGATCAAGAAATTGCAAGGGAATTAGGAGTTTCTTTACAGGAATGGCATGATGTTAAACTAGCTCATCAAAATCGAGAACCTATTAGCCTAGATATTAATGCCAATGATGAAGATGAGCGTAGCACTTTAGGGGACTGTTTACCTGATCATCAATATCGTAGTTTTCAGTTGGCACAGGAAGATAAAATTCGTTTACAAAATGCTTTATCTCAACTAGAGGATGGTACTCGCAAGGTTTTAGAATTCGTATTTTTACAAGATTTAACCCAAAAAGAAACTGCCGATATTTTAGGAGTGAGCGTGATAACCGTATCCAGAAGAATAAAAAAGGGTATTGTGAAAATGAGAAATTTAATTAAACCCGATGAATTCTAA
- a CDS encoding class I SAM-dependent methyltransferase: MQEDIFIRQKQFFFDIWAKFYDFTLTTVFYQAIHTRLLDYINLPSSPLILDLGCGTGKLLNRLAEKFSDLKGIGADLSPEMLTKARLANTHHPRLIFVRADAHDLPFANNQFDAVFNTISFLHYLQPEKVFQEVARVLKKGGYFYLADYLGNNQMKKIFFTPGGIRFYDQVQRQKLASQAGLITVDHQYILGGVVLTIFQRP, encoded by the coding sequence ATGCAAGAAGATATTTTTATTCGGCAAAAACAGTTTTTTTTCGATATTTGGGCTAAATTTTACGACTTTACTCTTACTACCGTCTTTTATCAAGCAATTCATACCCGTTTATTAGATTATATTAATTTACCTTCTTCTCCTTTGATTTTGGATTTAGGGTGTGGTACAGGAAAATTGCTGAATCGATTAGCAGAGAAATTTTCCGATTTAAAAGGGATAGGGGCGGATTTATCGCCAGAAATGCTGACTAAAGCCCGTTTAGCAAATACCCATCATCCCCGTTTAATCTTTGTCCGTGCTGATGCTCATGATTTACCTTTTGCAAATAATCAATTTGATGCAGTTTTTAATACAATTAGCTTTTTGCATTATCTACAGCCAGAAAAGGTTTTTCAGGAAGTGGCTAGGGTTTTAAAAAAAGGCGGTTATTTTTATTTAGCGGATTATTTAGGAAATAATCAAATGAAAAAAATATTTTTCACTCCGGGAGGTATTCGTTTTTATGATCAAGTTCAAAGACAAAAATTAGCTTCACAGGCTGGATTAATTACAGTTGACCATCAGTATATTTTAGGTGGGGTGGTTTTAACGATTTTCCAACGTCCATAA
- a CDS encoding FGGY-family carbohydrate kinase, which yields MVCYYLGLDFGTSGARGIVIDENQNQILCLKTADFPAQIPYYWQRGLDELLSQIPRYVTQKLDAIALDATSSTTLLLDKNGQILSEPLWYNDARGKQYLEEIKSFAPENHLVLSATSTLAKIFWWYRQGLTEKATHLLHQADWLGFLLHGKRGVSDYHNALKLGYDVESLSYPSWLENLPFFSLLPNVKAPGETIGEIIPSVAEKYQINPHCLIKAGTTDSIAAFLASGVKTSGEAVTSLGSTLVLKLLSKTKIDDSRYGIYSHRLGDLWLVGGASNTGGAVLKHFFSDDELNDLSQKIDYNTCTNLQYYPLLEKGDRFPLNNPDLEPKLSPRPDNPILFLQGLLEGIAAIESQGYKLLQKLGATPLSQVYTAGGGAKNETWRLIREKYLQVPISISANTEAAYGSALIASGLSISNLS from the coding sequence ATGGTTTGTTATTATTTAGGACTTGATTTTGGTACTTCGGGAGCAAGGGGTATAGTTATCGATGAAAATCAAAATCAAATTCTTTGTCTAAAAACAGCTGATTTTCCTGCTCAAATTCCCTATTATTGGCAGAGAGGATTAGATGAGTTACTCTCACAAATACCTCGTTATGTTACTCAAAAATTAGATGCGATCGCACTTGATGCAACTTCTAGCACTACTCTTTTATTAGATAAAAATGGGCAAATTTTGAGTGAGCCACTTTGGTACAATGACGCAAGGGGAAAACAATACTTAGAGGAAATCAAATCTTTTGCCCCAGAAAATCATCTGGTTTTGAGTGCCACTTCTACCTTAGCGAAAATTTTTTGGTGGTATCGTCAAGGATTAACAGAAAAAGCCACTCATTTGCTACATCAAGCAGATTGGTTAGGATTCCTATTGCATGGAAAAAGAGGCGTTAGCGACTACCACAACGCTCTTAAATTAGGTTATGATGTGGAATCTTTGAGTTACCCTTCTTGGCTGGAAAACTTACCCTTTTTCTCTCTTTTGCCGAACGTAAAAGCACCGGGTGAGACTATAGGGGAAATAATACCTTCCGTGGCGGAAAAATATCAAATTAACCCCCATTGCTTAATTAAAGCAGGAACAACAGACAGTATCGCCGCTTTTCTTGCCAGTGGTGTAAAAACTTCAGGGGAGGCAGTTACTTCTTTAGGCTCGACCTTAGTTTTGAAGTTACTGAGTAAGACAAAGATTGATGATAGTCGTTATGGGATTTATAGCCATCGATTGGGGGATTTATGGTTAGTAGGTGGAGCATCAAATACAGGAGGGGCAGTTTTAAAACATTTTTTCTCCGATGATGAATTAAATGACCTTAGCCAAAAAATTGACTATAATACCTGTACTAATTTACAATACTATCCCTTATTAGAAAAAGGCGATCGCTTTCCTCTCAATAATCCTGATTTAGAACCAAAATTATCCCCCCGCCCTGATAACCCAATCTTATTCTTACAAGGTTTACTCGAGGGCATAGCTGCGATCGAATCTCAAGGTTACAAATTATTACAAAAATTAGGAGCAACACCCCTTTCTCAAGTTTATACTGCTGGAGGAGGGGCAAAAAACGAGACATGGCGCTTAATCAGAGAAAAATATCTACAAGTACCCATATCTATTTCCGCTAACACCGAAGCGGCTTATGGCAGTGCCTTAATAGCTAGTGGACTGAGTATTTCCAATTTAAGTTAG
- the moeB gene encoding molybdopterin-synthase adenylyltransferase MoeB, whose translation MLNPNLEAIELNKEEYERYARHIILPEVGLEGQKRLKAASVLCVGTGGLGSPLILYLAASGIGRIGIVDFDVVDTSNLQRQIIHSTSWVGKPKIESAKHRILEINPACQVDLYETRLSSENALSIFEPYDIIIDGTDNFPTRYLVNDACVLLNKPNVYGSIFRFEGQATVFNYEGGPNYRDLYPEPPPPGMVPSCAEGGVLGVLPGIIGTIQATEAIKIILGAETTLSGRLLLFNAWDMKFRELKLRPNPVRPVIEKLVDYEEFCGIPQAQAESEKAQEELPEITVQELKFLLESHPHDYVLIDVRNPNEHEIARIPGSVLVPLSDIESGEGVQKIRELVDVKGHRLIAHCKMGGRSTKALQILKEAGIEGINVKGGILAWSQEVDPSVPSY comes from the coding sequence ATGCTTAATCCGAACTTAGAAGCAATAGAACTTAATAAGGAAGAGTACGAAAGGTATGCCAGACATATTATTTTGCCTGAAGTGGGTTTAGAAGGGCAAAAACGTCTGAAAGCCGCTAGTGTACTCTGTGTTGGAACAGGAGGACTAGGTTCTCCTTTAATTCTTTACTTAGCCGCCTCTGGTATTGGTAGAATCGGTATAGTTGATTTTGATGTGGTTGACACTTCCAACCTGCAAAGACAAATTATCCACAGTACTTCATGGGTTGGAAAACCCAAAATTGAATCGGCAAAACATCGTATTTTGGAAATTAATCCCGCCTGTCAAGTTGACTTATATGAGACTCGTTTGAGTTCAGAAAATGCCCTTTCTATTTTTGAACCCTACGACATTATTATTGACGGTACAGATAATTTCCCCACCCGTTATTTAGTCAACGATGCTTGTGTTTTGTTGAACAAACCTAATGTATATGGCTCTATTTTCCGCTTTGAAGGACAAGCAACAGTCTTTAACTATGAGGGAGGCCCCAACTATCGTGACTTATATCCTGAACCACCACCACCAGGAATGGTACCCTCTTGTGCAGAAGGCGGAGTTTTAGGGGTTTTACCCGGTATTATCGGCACAATTCAAGCCACCGAGGCTATTAAAATTATTTTGGGGGCAGAGACAACTTTAAGTGGTCGTTTATTGTTATTTAATGCTTGGGATATGAAATTCAGAGAACTGAAGTTACGTCCCAATCCCGTGCGCCCCGTAATTGAAAAATTAGTGGATTACGAAGAGTTTTGTGGTATTCCCCAAGCTCAAGCAGAGTCAGAAAAAGCTCAAGAAGAACTCCCAGAAATTACGGTACAAGAACTGAAATTCTTGTTAGAATCTCATCCCCATGATTATGTATTAATTGATGTGCGTAATCCTAATGAGCATGAAATTGCTCGTATCCCCGGCTCTGTTTTAGTTCCTTTATCTGATATTGAAAGTGGAGAAGGAGTACAAAAAATTAGAGAATTAGTTGATGTAAAAGGTCATCGTTTAATTGCTCATTGTAAAATGGGCGGACGTTCAACTAAGGCATTGCAAATTCTCAAAGAAGCAGGTATTGAGGGTATTAACGTCAAAGGGGGCATCTTGGCTTGGAGTCAGGAAGTTGATCCTTCCGTACCTTCTTATTAA
- a CDS encoding RNA polymerase sigma factor, RpoD/SigA family: MSNAKVTANINDVDKRRVNTVDMVRTYLQEIGKVPLLSHEQEIVFGKQVQQMMSLYEVKENLEKNLEREVTLEEWAQKADKTPNEVKKIIHQGKRAKQKMIEANLRLVVAIAKKYQKRNMEFLDLIQEGSLGLERGVEKFDPTKGFKFSTYAYWWIRQAITRAIAQQARTIRLPIHITEKLNKIKKTQRELSQKLGRSPSPNEIAEALQLEPAQIREYFSIARQPISLDVKVGDNQDTELSELLEDEGVSPDNYITQELMRQDLQKLLGELTPQQQQVVRLRFGLEDGKELSLAKIGQRMNISRERVRQLEQQALAHLRKKRSSVKEYIVAS, encoded by the coding sequence ATGTCCAATGCTAAAGTTACTGCAAATATTAATGATGTTGATAAAAGAAGAGTAAATACTGTAGATATGGTTCGTACCTATCTACAAGAGATCGGGAAAGTTCCTCTTTTAAGTCATGAGCAAGAAATTGTTTTTGGGAAACAGGTGCAACAAATGATGTCTCTCTACGAGGTGAAAGAAAACTTAGAGAAAAATTTGGAAAGAGAAGTAACCCTAGAGGAATGGGCTCAAAAAGCAGATAAAACCCCCAATGAGGTGAAAAAAATTATTCATCAGGGCAAACGGGCAAAACAAAAAATGATTGAGGCGAATTTACGGCTTGTGGTGGCGATCGCCAAAAAATATCAAAAGCGTAATATGGAGTTTTTAGATTTAATTCAAGAGGGTAGTCTTGGGTTAGAAAGAGGGGTGGAAAAATTTGACCCCACCAAGGGTTTTAAATTCTCTACTTACGCTTACTGGTGGATTCGTCAAGCCATTACCCGTGCGATCGCACAACAGGCTAGAACGATTCGTCTTCCTATTCATATCACAGAAAAACTTAATAAAATCAAAAAAACTCAGAGAGAATTATCTCAAAAATTGGGTAGAAGTCCTAGTCCTAATGAAATAGCCGAGGCTTTACAGTTAGAACCTGCTCAGATTAGGGAATATTTCAGTATTGCTCGTCAACCCATCTCTTTAGATGTCAAAGTTGGGGATAATCAAGATACGGAATTATCGGAACTTTTAGAAGACGAGGGCGTATCTCCAGATAACTATATTACTCAAGAGTTGATGCGTCAGGACTTACAAAAACTGTTGGGAGAATTAACTCCTCAACAACAGCAAGTAGTCAGACTCAGATTTGGTTTGGAAGATGGCAAGGAATTATCTCTGGCAAAAATTGGGCAAAGAATGAATATTAGTCGTGAAAGAGTACGTCAGTTAGAGCAACAGGCATTAGCTCATTTACGCAAAAAAAGAAGCAGTGTTAAAGAGTATATTGTTGCCAGTTAA
- a CDS encoding amidase: MTNQKNISLISTVELSKLIHSKEISPLEVLEFYAPQIEEKNPKLGAFTYLDLDLAHKEAKEKTEILAQVDDTSCLPFFFGIPTAIKDLYPVKGMPTSYGNGFVKDQIADYDCGITGKIKEAGFIIVGKTATSELGSLPYTESIGLLPCRNPHNLDYTAGGSSGGAASAVAGGLLPIAPGSDGGGSVRGPAFCCGLVGLKPSRGRVSNAPVGDYQGGIATHGCLSRTVADSAALLDAIAGYITGDPYWLPNPETSFLSALTQETGKLKIAFATSVLPAGEVDPILKTQVDAIALHLQEMGHELVEACPDFTTLVEPFKIIWQSGITAAGFPEQILNPMNQWLKQNSPDLGTYLRAVHQMQVISRQIVGFFDHFDLLLLPTYMSPPIKIGAWADLPPEKTLEKIIHWINPCPPFNATGQPAIALPTGFTEDNLPIGVQLIGKPADEKTLLQIAHQLETGNKLSSKLG; this comes from the coding sequence ATGACCAATCAAAAAAATATTAGCTTAATATCAACGGTAGAGTTGAGTAAATTAATTCACAGCAAAGAAATTTCTCCCCTAGAAGTTCTTGAATTTTATGCTCCACAAATAGAAGAAAAAAACCCAAAACTAGGTGCTTTTACTTATTTAGACTTAGATTTAGCTCACAAGGAAGCCAAGGAGAAAACTGAAATCTTAGCCCAAGTAGATGATACCTCTTGCTTACCCTTCTTTTTTGGTATTCCCACCGCCATTAAAGATTTATACCCCGTTAAAGGTATGCCGACAAGTTATGGTAATGGTTTTGTTAAAGACCAAATTGCAGATTATGATTGTGGTATAACAGGTAAAATAAAGGAAGCAGGATTTATTATTGTGGGCAAAACCGCAACCTCTGAGTTAGGTTCACTACCTTATACCGAATCTATTGGTTTACTTCCTTGTCGTAACCCTCATAACCTTGATTATACAGCCGGAGGCTCAAGTGGAGGGGCGGCTTCCGCTGTGGCGGGAGGATTATTGCCCATCGCTCCGGGTTCTGATGGAGGAGGGTCTGTGAGAGGTCCTGCTTTTTGTTGTGGTTTAGTGGGTTTAAAGCCCAGTCGAGGACGAGTTTCTAATGCCCCTGTGGGGGATTATCAAGGGGGAATTGCAACCCATGGTTGTTTAAGTCGTACGGTGGCAGACAGTGCCGCTTTATTAGATGCGATCGCAGGTTATATTACAGGGGATCCTTATTGGCTACCAAATCCTGAGACTTCGTTTCTTTCCGCTTTAACACAGGAAACCGGTAAGTTAAAAATTGCTTTTGCTACTTCTGTATTACCTGCTGGAGAAGTTGACCCCATTTTAAAAACCCAAGTAGATGCGATCGCACTTCATTTACAAGAAATGGGTCATGAGTTAGTAGAGGCTTGTCCAGATTTTACAACCTTAGTTGAACCCTTTAAAATCATTTGGCAATCGGGCATTACGGCGGCAGGATTCCCTGAACAAATCCTTAATCCGATGAATCAGTGGTTAAAACAAAACTCTCCCGATTTAGGTACTTACTTAAGGGCAGTTCATCAAATGCAAGTTATTTCTCGACAGATAGTCGGCTTTTTTGACCATTTTGATTTATTGCTTTTACCGACTTATATGTCACCACCAATCAAAATCGGTGCATGGGCAGATTTACCCCCTGAAAAAACCCTAGAAAAGATTATTCACTGGATTAATCCCTGTCCTCCTTTTAATGCGACAGGACAACCTGCGATCGCACTTCCCACGGGATTTACAGAAGATAATTTACCCATCGGGGTGCAACTAATAGGGAAACCAGCAGATGAAAAAACCCTCTTACAAATAGCCCATCAACTGGAGACAGGAAACAAACTGAGTTCAAAGTTAGGGTAA